One part of the Lachnospiraceae bacterium JLR.KK002 genome encodes these proteins:
- a CDS encoding HAMP domain-containing sensor histidine kinase — MKRTLYPKLLLGYVAFGILGFLTIAIFTSRMTLNYIERDTASDLYRESNLLAANYAANYYRGTMTLEDVTSHFVAVATYLDTEIQVVSPDGKVLISSSSDTSSDAIQNFDITAFGTSYYQTGTFFNTFQEETLSVFSPITINYKVRGYVLIHKPVRDLIALKDGFINIAYMTLAVIFLCAFVLLGLFTCTVYIPIRKITRAARDYSEGNFDTQINIQTNDEIGYLAASLNYMATELSTLEDDQRKFIANVSHDFRSPLTSIKGYVEAIMDGTIPHEMQDKYLNIILLETERLNKLTQSMLELNKYGARGTMLDISSFDINNTIKLVVQSFEGICQEKKISFELILTGHTSFVYADMSKIQQVLYNLIDNAIKFSHPDSTITIETTEKNEKVFISVKDTGIGIPKDSIKKIWERFYKTDLSRGKDKRGTGLGLAIVREIISVHNENINVISTEGVGTEFIFTLPLNQDNRD; from the coding sequence GTGAAACGAACCCTTTATCCAAAACTTTTACTGGGGTATGTGGCCTTTGGTATTCTCGGCTTTCTTACCATTGCCATCTTTACCTCCCGGATGACCCTGAATTACATAGAGCGGGACACAGCTTCCGATTTGTACCGGGAATCCAATCTTCTGGCAGCCAATTATGCCGCCAACTATTACCGGGGCACAATGACGCTGGAAGACGTAACTTCCCATTTTGTGGCAGTGGCCACTTACCTGGATACGGAAATTCAGGTGGTCAGTCCGGACGGAAAGGTGCTGATCAGTTCCAGTTCCGATACTTCTTCCGACGCCATCCAGAATTTTGACATTACCGCCTTCGGCACCAGCTACTACCAGACAGGTACTTTTTTCAATACTTTTCAGGAAGAAACCCTCTCCGTATTTTCTCCCATTACCATCAATTACAAGGTGCGGGGTTATGTGCTGATTCACAAGCCCGTCCGTGACCTGATTGCTCTGAAAGACGGATTTATTAATATTGCCTATATGACGCTGGCAGTTATTTTCCTCTGCGCTTTTGTACTGCTGGGACTGTTTACCTGCACCGTTTACATCCCCATCCGGAAAATTACACGGGCAGCCAGAGACTATTCCGAGGGGAATTTTGACACTCAGATTAATATCCAGACCAATGACGAAATCGGGTATCTGGCCGCCTCCCTGAATTATATGGCCACGGAACTTTCCACCCTGGAAGATGACCAGCGGAAATTCATCGCCAATGTCTCTCATGATTTCCGCTCTCCCCTCACATCCATCAAGGGATATGTGGAAGCCATTATGGACGGCACCATCCCCCACGAAATGCAGGACAAATACCTGAACATTATCCTGCTGGAAACGGAACGCCTGAACAAGCTGACTCAGAGTATGCTGGAGCTGAACAAATACGGAGCCAGAGGCACCATGCTGGATATCAGCAGCTTCGACATCAACAACACCATCAAACTGGTGGTCCAGTCCTTTGAAGGCATCTGCCAGGAAAAGAAAATTTCCTTTGAGCTGATACTGACAGGGCATACCTCCTTCGTCTATGCAGATATGAGCAAAATCCAGCAGGTGCTCTACAACCTGATTGACAATGCCATCAAGTTCAGCCATCCGGATTCCACCATTACCATTGAAACTACGGAAAAAAATGAAAAAGTGTTTATTTCGGTAAAAGACACGGGCATCGGCATTCCCAAAGACAGCATCAAAAAAATCTGGGAACGCTTTTACAAGACAGATTTATCCCGCGGAAAAGATAAACGGGGCACAGGCCTGGGTCTGGCCATTGTCCGGGAAATCATTTCCGTCCACAACGAAAATATCAACGTAATCAGTACGGAAGGAGTTGGCACGGAGTTTATTTTTACCCTGCCTCTGAATCAGGATAACCGTGATTAA
- a CDS encoding transketolase C-terminal domain-containing protein translates to MGEWMDPRKTFGKAVTELAQENKDIVVLSADSGKSSGFTEFMEQYPERYFECGIMEQTAVGIASGLAATGKIPVFCAIAPFVTVRPFEMFRNDLGYMEQNAKIVGRNCGITYSDLGATHHSLEDFALMRMIPGVTILAPQDPDEIIGAVQAMIDHKGPVYMRIGNPKIEVLFEREPFVIGKGRKIREGSDVTLISTGSTTAFAIKAAELLEQEGIHADLIGMPSVWPLDEEMILASAEKTGRVVTVEEHYVKGGLGTIVLETLNAAGIKVPLHMHGIPHLYAGNGPYEELLAYYGLEPRGIMETVKKVCES, encoded by the coding sequence ATGGGTGAATGGATGGACCCCAGAAAAACCTTCGGGAAAGCAGTGACAGAGCTTGCTCAGGAAAATAAGGACATCGTTGTGCTCTCTGCAGACAGCGGAAAAAGCTCCGGCTTTACAGAATTTATGGAACAATATCCGGAACGGTATTTTGAATGCGGCATTATGGAACAGACTGCCGTCGGCATTGCCTCAGGGCTTGCAGCCACCGGGAAAATTCCTGTATTCTGCGCCATTGCACCCTTTGTCACCGTCCGGCCTTTTGAAATGTTCCGGAACGATTTGGGCTATATGGAGCAGAATGCCAAGATTGTGGGCAGAAACTGCGGCATCACCTATTCTGACCTTGGTGCAACCCACCATTCTCTGGAGGATTTTGCATTGATGCGGATGATTCCGGGAGTAACCATACTGGCGCCTCAGGACCCTGATGAAATTATCGGCGCTGTTCAGGCAATGATTGACCACAAAGGCCCCGTTTACATGAGAATCGGCAATCCCAAAATTGAAGTATTATTCGAGCGGGAGCCCTTTGTCATCGGTAAAGGCCGGAAAATCAGAGAAGGCAGCGACGTGACTCTTATTTCTACAGGTTCCACTACCGCATTTGCCATAAAGGCGGCAGAACTGCTGGAACAGGAAGGGATACATGCAGATTTGATTGGAATGCCCTCCGTATGGCCTCTGGATGAGGAAATGATTCTGGCATCTGCTGAAAAAACAGGACGTGTGGTGACCGTGGAAGAGCATTATGTCAAAGGCGGTCTGGGAACTATAGTTCTGGAAACACTGAATGCAGCCGGTATCAAAGTTCCGCTGCACATGCACGGAATCCCCCATCTGTATGCCGGAAACGGGCCTTATGAAGAACTGCTGGCATATTACGGGCTGGAACCCCGGGGAATTATGGAGACAGTAAAAAAAGTCTGTGAAAGCTGA
- a CDS encoding FGGY family carbohydrate kinase, which produces MAQYLVGLDGGTTGCKTCIFDLDGKLIGSDYREYPCYYPKPGYVEQLTEDLLPAFFDSIKTTIEKTGINPNDIIGFGFSSQGSVIGLLDEEGELIRPWVGWQDLRSEGEGIQYLLDRIPRSEIYKQTGDPVGTTFSNGKLAWLKLHEPENFEKTAMFATMQDYFLKKFGADGYYTDYSSASREGMMDIDNECWSKELHDILGIDLSKRATIVKEPGKVVGHIGEEVSAKTGLPVGTPICIGAHDQNCCTFGAGAVNDGDAALVLGTFGSCFVVSDKSIRDPKERLVVKGNHGCGNFTIEAFANTAASAYRWYRDTFCDYEKEAAKAAGKDPYDLINDQIATSPIGANGVTFLSFLQGAGGARINGKARGSWIGMTLGTTKADMARAVMEGICYEMYDIIRAEEESGIKIGKIRLAGGAAKSPLWCQMMADIFKHPIQILENGEAGCLGAALYAGVGVGAYKDCHEAAKVVRTTKEYTPNPDNFAAYDAAYQRFCDIYDALDKKIF; this is translated from the coding sequence ATGGCACAATATTTAGTTGGACTTGACGGCGGCACCACTGGCTGCAAAACCTGTATTTTTGATCTGGACGGAAAACTGATTGGAAGCGATTACCGGGAATATCCCTGCTATTATCCGAAGCCCGGATATGTAGAGCAGCTTACGGAAGACCTGCTTCCCGCATTTTTCGACAGCATTAAGACCACCATTGAGAAAACAGGCATCAACCCCAACGACATTATCGGCTTTGGCTTCTCCAGCCAGGGTTCCGTAATCGGACTTCTGGATGAAGAAGGCGAACTGATTCGTCCATGGGTCGGATGGCAGGATTTACGAAGTGAAGGCGAAGGCATTCAGTACCTGTTAGACAGAATCCCCAGAAGCGAAATTTATAAGCAGACCGGAGACCCGGTGGGAACCACCTTCTCCAACGGAAAACTGGCATGGCTGAAACTCCATGAACCGGAAAACTTTGAGAAAACAGCCATGTTCGCCACCATGCAGGATTATTTCCTGAAAAAATTCGGCGCGGACGGATATTACACCGACTACTCCTCCGCCAGCCGGGAAGGTATGATGGACATTGACAATGAATGCTGGTCCAAAGAACTCCACGACATTCTGGGCATTGATTTGTCCAAACGTGCCACCATCGTAAAAGAACCCGGTAAAGTGGTAGGACATATCGGAGAAGAAGTATCTGCAAAGACAGGCCTTCCGGTGGGAACTCCCATCTGCATCGGCGCTCATGACCAGAACTGCTGTACCTTCGGCGCAGGCGCTGTAAACGACGGAGACGCTGCCCTGGTACTTGGCACCTTCGGTTCCTGCTTCGTGGTTTCTGACAAATCCATCCGCGACCCCAAGGAACGTCTGGTGGTAAAAGGCAACCATGGATGCGGCAATTTCACCATTGAGGCTTTTGCCAACACCGCAGCATCTGCATACAGATGGTACCGCGACACTTTCTGCGATTATGAAAAAGAAGCTGCAAAAGCAGCCGGAAAAGACCCTTATGACCTGATTAATGACCAGATTGCAACCTCTCCCATCGGAGCAAACGGGGTAACCTTCCTCTCCTTCCTGCAGGGCGCCGGCGGAGCCAGAATCAACGGAAAAGCAAGAGGCTCCTGGATTGGCATGACCCTCGGAACAACCAAGGCAGACATGGCCCGTGCAGTCATGGAAGGTATCTGCTATGAAATGTATGACATTATCCGTGCAGAAGAAGAATCCGGCATTAAAATCGGCAAAATCCGTCTGGCCGGAGGAGCAGCAAAATCTCCGTTGTGGTGCCAGATGATGGCCGACATTTTCAAACATCCCATCCAGATTCTGGAAAACGGAGAAGCCGGATGTCTGGGCGCAGCTCTCTACGCAGGCGTTGGCGTAGGCGCATACAAAGACTGCCACGAAGCAGCAAAGGTAGTCCGCACTACCAAAGAATACACACCGAATCCGGACAACTTTGCAGCTTATGACGCAGCTTACCAGAGATTCTGCGACATTTACGACGCACTGGACAAAAAGATTTTCTAA
- the deoC gene encoding deoxyribose-phosphate aldolase has protein sequence MIDLSKMTKWDMGKLFDFSVLPKQTTEAEIRKGCQLAKEYNCKAFCFSSSEWTPIVAEELKGTDIMVGAAIGFPFGQQSSAVKAFETEEAVRLGATVLDNCMNVGDLKDKKYDKILAEFKEYVKAAQGVMTKMIIETCFLTKEEIVTATKLVCEAGIDWVKTSTGQYAGPSVQDVMLMVDAVEGTKTKVKVAGVKDPRPQNTFCFIQAGAEIIGTRAAMEILDAVDDLRKIGLIPAYVGDKE, from the coding sequence ATGATTGATTTATCAAAAATGACAAAATGGGATATGGGAAAATTATTTGACTTTTCCGTACTGCCCAAGCAGACCACAGAAGCTGAAATCCGCAAAGGCTGCCAGCTTGCAAAAGAGTACAATTGTAAGGCTTTCTGCTTCTCCTCTTCGGAATGGACGCCCATCGTAGCAGAAGAACTGAAAGGAACGGACATCATGGTAGGGGCAGCCATCGGATTCCCCTTTGGCCAGCAGTCCAGCGCAGTCAAAGCATTTGAAACAGAAGAAGCCGTACGTTTGGGTGCTACCGTTCTGGACAACTGCATGAACGTAGGCGATTTGAAGGACAAAAAATACGACAAGATTCTGGCAGAATTTAAGGAATATGTAAAAGCTGCACAGGGCGTTATGACCAAAATGATTATCGAGACCTGCTTCCTGACAAAAGAGGAAATCGTAACCGCCACCAAACTGGTATGCGAAGCAGGCATTGACTGGGTAAAAACTTCCACGGGACAGTATGCAGGCCCCTCCGTTCAGGACGTTATGCTGATGGTGGATGCTGTAGAAGGCACCAAAACAAAGGTAAAAGTTGCCGGTGTGAAGGACCCAAGACCTCAGAACACCTTCTGCTTTATCCAGGCAGGGGCAGAAATCATCGGAACAAGAGCTGCTATGGAAATTCTGGACGCAGTAGACGATCTCAGAAAAATCGGCCTGATTCCGGCTTACGTTGGAGATAAAGAATAG
- a CDS encoding endonuclease MutS2, with translation MNEKALNTLEYYKIIDMLCSHATSASGRELCRNLKPSADLSEIQLAQQQTSDALTRIFQKGSLSFAGTHNLGASFKRLEIGGTLSIEELLRIASLLEVAKRARIYARSEREDVRLDSLDEFFSAIEPLPSLLGEIRRCILSEDEIADDASAALKNIRRSIKNTNEKIRSQMNDMLNSSRNHLQDAVITMRNGRYCLPVKAEAKSQVPGMIHDQSSTGSTIFIEPMAVVKLNNDLRELHMKEQEEIEVILASLSNLAAESVPYLKSNYEILTQLDFIFAKGALARQYNGSAPVFNQEHRIRIRKGRHPLLDSHKVVPIDIHLGDEFHLLIVTGPNTGGKTVSLKTVGLFTLMGQAGLHIPANDRSELSVFEDVFADIGDEQSIEQNLSTFSSHMTNIINILMHVNENSLVLFDELCAGTDPTEGAALAISILSRLHSYGVRTMATTHYSELKVFALSTPGVENACCEFSVETLSPTYRLLIGIPGKSNAFAISGKLGLPPEIIEDARSRMTEQDENLEDLISDLETSRITMEKERLEAEQYRQETEALKRRMEEKQERLDSQREKIIRQANEEAHAILREAKEVADQTIKNFHKYGQGNATAKDMEQERSKLRNKMNTLEKDMAMKQKETANHKVPKKLRIGDSVKVLSMNLKGTVHTLPNDKGDLYVQMGILRSLVNIRDLVLLEEPAPFGNKKKSTGAGKIKMSKSASISTEINLIGKTTDEAIALLDKYLDDAYLAHMPSVRIVHGKGTGALRKAVHGHLKRLKYVKSFRLGEFGEGDSGVTIAEFS, from the coding sequence ATGAATGAAAAAGCACTGAACACATTGGAATATTACAAAATCATAGATATGCTGTGCAGCCACGCCACTTCTGCCTCCGGCAGGGAACTCTGCCGGAACCTGAAACCTTCCGCAGATCTGTCAGAAATTCAGCTTGCTCAGCAGCAGACTTCTGATGCGCTGACCAGAATATTTCAGAAAGGTTCCCTTTCCTTTGCAGGCACCCACAACCTGGGGGCCTCTTTCAAACGTCTGGAAATCGGCGGCACTCTGAGCATAGAAGAACTGCTCCGAATCGCTTCCCTGCTGGAAGTGGCGAAACGTGCCAGAATCTATGCCCGCAGCGAAAGAGAGGATGTTCGGCTGGATTCCCTGGATGAATTCTTTTCCGCCATCGAACCGCTTCCCTCCCTTCTGGGCGAAATCCGGCGGTGTATCCTGTCGGAAGATGAAATCGCAGACGATGCTTCCGCCGCTCTGAAAAATATCCGGCGTTCCATCAAAAACACCAATGAGAAAATCCGAAGCCAGATGAACGACATGTTAAACAGCAGCCGGAACCATCTGCAGGACGCAGTGATTACCATGCGTAACGGACGCTACTGCCTCCCGGTGAAAGCAGAAGCAAAAAGCCAGGTTCCCGGCATGATTCATGACCAGTCCTCCACCGGCTCCACCATTTTCATCGAGCCCATGGCTGTGGTAAAGCTCAACAATGACCTGCGTGAACTTCATATGAAGGAACAGGAAGAAATTGAAGTGATTCTGGCCTCTCTGAGCAATCTTGCGGCAGAATCTGTTCCTTATTTAAAGAGCAACTACGAAATACTCACACAGCTTGATTTTATATTTGCAAAAGGCGCTCTGGCCAGACAATATAACGGTTCCGCTCCCGTCTTTAACCAGGAGCACCGTATCCGTATCCGCAAAGGACGCCATCCCCTGCTGGACAGCCATAAGGTGGTACCCATTGACATTCATCTGGGAGATGAATTCCATCTGCTGATTGTCACCGGCCCAAACACAGGAGGAAAAACCGTTTCCCTGAAAACAGTGGGCCTGTTCACCCTGATGGGCCAGGCAGGACTCCATATTCCTGCCAACGACCGTTCGGAACTGTCGGTATTTGAGGATGTATTTGCAGACATTGGAGACGAACAGAGTATTGAGCAGAACCTGAGCACCTTTTCTTCTCACATGACCAACATTATTAACATCCTGATGCATGTAAATGAAAACTCGCTGGTGCTTTTTGACGAACTCTGCGCCGGAACAGACCCCACCGAAGGAGCCGCTCTGGCTATTTCCATCCTTTCCAGGCTTCACAGTTACGGCGTACGCACCATGGCCACCACCCACTACAGCGAACTGAAAGTATTCGCCCTCTCCACCCCCGGCGTGGAAAACGCCTGCTGTGAATTTTCCGTGGAAACTTTAAGCCCCACCTACCGGCTGCTGATTGGTATTCCCGGCAAAAGCAACGCTTTCGCCATCTCCGGCAAGCTGGGCCTCCCACCGGAAATCATTGAAGACGCCAGAAGCCGCATGACCGAACAGGATGAAAATCTGGAAGATCTGATTTCCGATCTGGAAACCAGCCGGATTACCATGGAAAAAGAACGTCTGGAAGCAGAACAGTACCGTCAGGAAACGGAGGCCCTGAAACGCCGCATGGAAGAAAAACAGGAGCGGCTGGACAGCCAGCGGGAAAAGATTATCCGGCAGGCCAATGAGGAAGCTCATGCCATCCTCCGGGAAGCAAAGGAAGTGGCTGACCAGACCATTAAAAATTTCCATAAATACGGACAGGGAAACGCTACTGCAAAAGATATGGAGCAGGAGCGCAGCAAACTTCGGAATAAAATGAACACGCTGGAAAAAGACATGGCCATGAAGCAGAAGGAAACCGCCAACCACAAGGTTCCCAAAAAGCTGCGTATCGGAGACTCCGTAAAAGTCCTGAGCATGAACCTGAAAGGCACCGTCCACACTCTGCCCAACGACAAAGGAGATTTGTACGTCCAGATGGGTATTCTCCGCTCCCTGGTCAATATCAGAGACCTTGTGCTGCTGGAAGAACCGGCCCCCTTCGGCAATAAGAAGAAATCCACAGGAGCCGGAAAAATAAAGATGTCAAAATCCGCCTCCATTTCCACGGAAATCAATCTGATTGGAAAAACTACCGACGAAGCCATTGCTCTGCTGGACAAATATCTGGACGATGCTTACCTGGCCCATATGCCTTCTGTGCGGATTGTACATGGCAAAGGTACCGGGGCGCTGCGCAAGGCAGTTCACGGACATCTGAAACGTCTGAAATATGTAAAATCTTTCCGCCTGGGTGAATTCGGAGAAGGAGATTCCGGCGTCACCATAGCAGAATTTTCATAA
- a CDS encoding response regulator transcription factor, with translation MAAKQKILIVDDDVNIAELISLYLTKECYDTRMVHDGEEALAVYEQYRPNLMLLDLMLPGIDGYQVCREIRAKSNLPIIMLSAKGEIFDKVLGLELGADDYIMKPFDSKELVARVKAVLRRYQPSRPDASISDIKCVEYPDLTINQTNYSVLYYGKPVDMPPKELELLYFLASSPNQVFTREQLLDHIWGYEYIGDTRTVDVHVKRLREKIKDHPSWSLATVWGIGYKFEVKQ, from the coding sequence ATGGCAGCAAAACAGAAAATTTTAATCGTGGACGATGATGTAAATATTGCCGAACTGATTTCTCTCTATCTCACCAAAGAATGCTATGACACCCGCATGGTGCACGACGGAGAAGAAGCGCTGGCTGTCTATGAACAGTACCGGCCCAACCTGATGTTACTGGATTTAATGCTCCCCGGTATCGACGGATATCAGGTATGCCGGGAAATCCGGGCAAAATCCAACCTTCCCATTATCATGCTTTCCGCCAAAGGAGAAATTTTTGATAAAGTCCTGGGACTGGAACTGGGCGCGGACGATTACATTATGAAACCCTTTGATTCCAAAGAGCTGGTGGCCAGAGTCAAGGCTGTACTCCGGCGCTACCAGCCTTCCCGGCCGGACGCTTCCATTTCCGATATCAAATGTGTGGAATATCCTGACCTTACCATCAATCAGACCAACTATTCCGTTCTCTACTACGGAAAACCTGTGGATATGCCCCCCAAGGAGCTGGAACTCCTCTATTTTCTCGCCTCCTCCCCCAACCAGGTATTTACCAGAGAACAGCTTCTGGACCATATCTGGGGATATGAATATATCGGCGACACCCGTACCGTAGATGTTCATGTAAAGCGCCTTCGGGAAAAAATAAAAGATCACCCCTCCTGGAGCCTTGCCACAGTCTGGGGTATCGGATATAAATTCGAGGTAAAACAGTGA
- a CDS encoding transketolase — protein MNQDFLHSLEQKATLCRLNVSRMMRASGHGHIGGAFSSMDIVTALYFYKMKVRPEEPDWPDRDRFLLSAGHKSMVQYAVLAEMGFFPKELLDTYGSLHSRLPGHPNMHKLPGVEANTGALGHGLAIAAGMAMGLRLDGKSSQVYTILGDGELAEGSNWEAAAAAAHHKVDNLTAFVDFNGLQISGNVTEVMNFTPIDEKFRAFGWAVREIDGNDMKQIVETLDALPFEPGKPSMIVAHTVKSKGLKQGEGKAAFHYWNASLEDCDALDRDLISMLDEKEE, from the coding sequence GTGAATCAGGACTTTCTTCACTCCCTGGAGCAGAAAGCAACCCTTTGCCGGTTAAATGTCAGCCGGATGATGCGGGCCAGCGGCCACGGCCATATCGGCGGCGCATTTTCATCCATGGACATTGTAACCGCACTGTACTTTTACAAAATGAAAGTACGCCCTGAAGAACCGGACTGGCCGGACAGAGACCGTTTCCTGCTGTCCGCAGGACACAAGAGTATGGTTCAGTACGCTGTACTGGCAGAAATGGGATTCTTCCCGAAAGAACTCCTTGACACTTACGGTTCTCTCCATTCCAGACTTCCGGGCCATCCCAACATGCACAAACTGCCGGGGGTAGAAGCCAACACCGGCGCGCTGGGACACGGTCTGGCCATTGCCGCAGGCATGGCCATGGGATTACGTCTGGACGGTAAATCTTCTCAGGTCTACACGATTCTGGGAGACGGGGAGCTGGCAGAAGGCTCCAACTGGGAAGCAGCCGCAGCGGCCGCCCATCATAAGGTGGACAATCTCACCGCTTTTGTGGATTTCAACGGTCTGCAAATCAGCGGCAACGTAACCGAGGTGATGAACTTCACTCCCATTGATGAGAAATTCCGGGCTTTTGGCTGGGCTGTCCGTGAAATCGACGGAAACGACATGAAACAGATTGTGGAAACACTGGACGCCCTTCCCTTTGAACCGGGCAAACCTTCCATGATTGTGGCCCATACCGTCAAATCCAAAGGGCTGAAGCAGGGAGAAGGAAAGGCAGCCTTCCACTACTGGAACGCCAGCCTCGAAGACTGCGACGCACTGGACCGGGATCTGATTTCCATGCTGGATGAAAAGGAGGAGTGA
- the deoC gene encoding deoxyribose-phosphate aldolase: MVDLSKMTKWEMGKLFDYALLPKQTTEAEIRRGCQEAIKYNCKAFCYSSSEWTPVVVEELKGSDLLVGAAIGFPFGQQSSKVKAFETEEAVRLGATVLDNCMNVGDLKDKKYDKIRAEFKEYVDAAQGVMTKMIIETCFLTKEEIVTATELVCEAGIDWVKTSTGQYAGPSVQDVMLMVDAVKGSKTKIKVSGVKDPRPQNAFCFLRAGAELIGTRAAVEILDSVDDLRKMGLIPAYTGDK; encoded by the coding sequence ATGGTGGATTTATCAAAAATGACAAAATGGGAAATGGGGAAATTATTTGACTACGCACTGCTGCCCAAGCAGACAACGGAAGCTGAAATCCGCAGAGGATGCCAGGAAGCCATCAAATACAACTGCAAGGCTTTCTGCTATTCTTCCTCAGAATGGACTCCGGTAGTGGTAGAAGAACTGAAGGGCAGCGACCTTCTGGTAGGCGCAGCCATCGGATTCCCCTTCGGCCAGCAGTCCAGCAAAGTCAAAGCATTTGAGACAGAAGAAGCAGTTCGTCTGGGCGCAACCGTTCTGGACAACTGCATGAACGTAGGCGATTTGAAGGACAAAAAATACGACAAAATCCGCGCGGAATTCAAAGAATATGTAGACGCTGCACAGGGCGTCATGACCAAAATGATTATCGAGACCTGTTTCCTGACAAAAGAGGAAATCGTAACCGCTACGGAACTGGTATGCGAAGCAGGCATTGACTGGGTAAAAACTTCCACAGGACAGTACGCAGGACCTTCCGTTCAGGACGTTATGCTGATGGTGGACGCAGTCAAAGGCTCCAAAACCAAAATCAAAGTATCCGGTGTGAAAGACCCAAGACCGCAGAACGCTTTCTGCTTCCTGAGAGCCGGTGCAGAACTGATTGGAACAAGAGCGGCAGTGGAAATTCTGGATTCCGTAGATGATTTGAGGAAAATGGGACTGATTCCCGCTTATACCGGGGATAAATAA